In Candidatus Liberibacter africanus PTSAPSY, the genomic stretch TTTTATGGGATATAAGGCGTTTCTTGATTTTAAATAAAAATGCATTGTAGTGCGTCACGCATTAAAAAACATTAGATGCAATTAAAGACATTTTTAGAAGTTATTTTTACTATTTTATTTGTTTGAATGAAAAGATCTTTCTTTTTTATTACGACTATTCTCTTTTTTAGCTATTCTTTTCCAAGGATCTTTTTGAGAAAGAATTGACCGGAGATATTCCATATTTCTCTTAGCTTCCTCAGGAGGTAGCTCATTCGATGCTATGGAATATGCCTCTTGGATACGTCCTTGCAAGCCAACTACTAGCGCCAAGTTTTGTCGTACACGGCTATCAGATCCTACCATTTTGGAAGCATACCATAGTTTTTCTTCTGCTGTTTTTAAATCTCCTATGAGGAGATAGGACATAGCCATATTGGAAACAATAGATGATTCATTAGGAGATAATTCTAGAGCTTTTTCATATTCTACGAGTGCTTCCGAATGTTTCCCCATTTGAGCGAGAATAGATGCTTTAGCAGAGACTAGCTTCCAATCAGGAATATCTGGTCTTTGTGCGCGAGAAACAGCATCGAGTGCTTCATCTAGATGTCCTGCATTTGCTAAAGCTTTTGCATAAGCG encodes the following:
- a CDS encoding tetratricopeptide repeat protein — protein: MVTLFAFFNFFLKTVKRTIILIPLFLVSSCFLLKPRAYLDNSEYLENMNHDQLLEVKDAIGAQYKRNTKNKMVGIVYADVLRRVGNNSQALAVMQQMAILYPRDQDVLAAYAKALANAGHLDEALDAVSRAQRPDIPDWKLVSAKASILAQMGKHSEALVEYEKALELSPNESSIVSNMAMSYLLIGDLKTAEEKLWYASKMVGSDSRVRQNLALVVGLQGRIQEAYSIASNELPPEEAKRNMEYLRSILSQKDPWKRIAKKENSRNKKERSFHSNK